One region of Halohasta litchfieldiae genomic DNA includes:
- a CDS encoding response regulator yields MSTTVSDPPTVLVVDDEQDVADIYTLQLNERYTVETVYGGRAAIDAVDETVDVMLLDRRMPDLSGNKVLEQVRADGYDCRVIMVTAVDPKFDIIEMPFDDYLCKPVDKETLYEAIEQQLTAKEYDETVSELFRATSKLTVLESEMSNEELSSSAEYQRLKTMTTEMRTEAESLMTELNDFESAFKAIDRSSN; encoded by the coding sequence ATGTCTACAACGGTTTCAGATCCTCCAACAGTTCTGGTTGTCGACGACGAACAGGATGTCGCCGACATTTATACGCTCCAACTCAACGAGCGCTACACTGTCGAGACGGTGTACGGCGGTCGAGCGGCTATCGACGCAGTCGACGAGACGGTCGATGTGATGTTGCTCGACCGTCGGATGCCGGATCTCTCGGGCAACAAGGTTTTGGAGCAGGTTCGGGCCGACGGCTACGACTGTCGGGTGATCATGGTGACTGCCGTCGACCCCAAGTTCGATATCATCGAAATGCCGTTCGACGATTATCTCTGCAAACCAGTCGACAAAGAGACACTGTATGAAGCAATCGAACAACAGCTTACAGCCAAAGAGTACGACGAGACCGTGAGCGAGCTGTTCCGGGCAACCTCGAAACTCACTGTGTTAGAGTCCGAGATGAGCAACGAGGAACTCAGTAGCTCCGCGGAGTATCAACGGCTCAAAACAATGACGACCGAGATGCGCACCGAGGCCGAGTCGTTGATGACCGAGCTGAACGATTTCGAGTCGGCGTTCAAAGCTATCGACCGCTCGTCGAACTGA
- a CDS encoding dihydropteroate synthase has protein sequence MRTVDAAGLPIGDDHPPRIMGVLNVSSESPYKPSVFNSPSEAAAYVDEDLISEGADIVDVGLESANKKFEVLSAAEELDRLDTALETIESVSGDAVFSIETRYHEVAEAALKGGFDMVNDICGFADPKMPEICEDYDVAVAKMASPPDLERPGAVEDVDDIYDALELNGLTDKTIIDPAFGGWSEDKTIEDDRETFHRLREFRGYGQPMLVSINRKNFLRSVAGRDTEEALAVSLAATSMAVERGAHVIRTHDVAETRDAALIGHEFSRPRLHETVDGIAVEELDITTPREARRHFDRFDLVDETDNTADRAVTHVFKLSGVDTTIQNQLSEAAEPVGVDCVRRPSDRTMVLVGTKMGYTQLTERLSGVSSDISAILERIRKACC, from the coding sequence ATGCGAACTGTCGACGCCGCCGGGTTGCCGATTGGTGACGATCATCCCCCTCGAATCATGGGTGTGTTGAACGTCAGCTCCGAATCGCCCTACAAACCGAGCGTGTTCAACTCACCGAGCGAAGCCGCCGCCTACGTCGACGAGGACCTCATCAGCGAGGGTGCAGACATCGTCGACGTCGGGCTGGAATCGGCCAACAAGAAATTCGAGGTCCTCAGCGCCGCCGAGGAACTCGACCGCCTCGATACCGCTCTCGAAACCATCGAGAGCGTCTCCGGGGATGCCGTGTTCTCGATTGAAACGCGCTACCACGAGGTCGCCGAAGCCGCCCTCAAGGGTGGGTTCGACATGGTCAACGACATCTGTGGCTTTGCCGATCCGAAGATGCCCGAGATCTGCGAGGACTACGATGTCGCAGTCGCCAAAATGGCTTCGCCGCCGGATCTCGAACGCCCCGGCGCAGTCGAGGACGTGGATGATATCTACGACGCACTTGAACTCAATGGACTGACGGACAAAACGATAATCGACCCCGCATTCGGTGGTTGGAGCGAGGACAAGACCATCGAGGACGACCGCGAGACGTTTCATCGACTCCGCGAGTTCCGTGGCTACGGCCAGCCCATGTTGGTCTCGATCAACCGCAAAAACTTCCTCCGGTCGGTTGCCGGTCGAGACACTGAGGAGGCGCTGGCTGTGTCGCTGGCGGCGACGTCAATGGCGGTCGAACGCGGGGCGCACGTGATCCGTACCCACGACGTTGCCGAAACGCGGGACGCGGCACTCATCGGCCACGAGTTCTCCCGACCGCGGCTCCACGAGACCGTCGACGGCATTGCGGTCGAAGAACTTGACATCACGACCCCCCGCGAGGCGCGTCGACATTTCGACCGATTCGATCTCGTGGATGAGACCGACAACACCGCAGACCGAGCTGTTACACACGTCTTCAAGCTATCAGGCGTCGACACTACCATCCAAAACCAACTTTCGGAGGCGGCTGAACCAGTAGGCGTCGACTGCGTCAGACGACCGTCTGACAGAACCATGGTACTAGTTGGCACAAAAATGGGTTATACGCAGCTTACTGAGCGTTTGAGTGGGGTTTCAAGCGATATTTCGGCCATTCTGGAACGTATCAGAAAGGCGTGCTGTTAA
- a CDS encoding RNA methyltransferase — protein sequence MSPRQQKPVVVVVEPETPGNVGTIARAMKNFGLTDLKLVDPPELDPDGEAYGFAGHAREDVLPNADEVTFDEIVDNYHTVGCTAITGEDSRRHVRFPFKTPVELRESLATVETQTALVFGREGRGLHNSEIERLDEVCSIPASGEYPVLNLGQAATILFYELRELTVDETQLPDVDHLRADEPDIERLYDYFADFLDAQAYNDRKQDKTERLFRRLIGRAHPTDREVHTLLGVFRQASDQLDGRQDRRDQSEEHETPRSRE from the coding sequence ATGAGCCCCCGCCAGCAGAAGCCCGTCGTCGTCGTCGTCGAACCTGAGACACCCGGAAACGTCGGCACCATCGCCCGCGCAATGAAGAACTTCGGTCTCACGGATCTCAAACTCGTCGACCCACCCGAACTCGACCCCGACGGCGAGGCCTATGGTTTCGCTGGCCACGCCCGCGAAGACGTGTTGCCGAACGCCGATGAGGTGACGTTCGATGAGATCGTCGACAACTACCACACGGTGGGCTGTACCGCGATCACGGGCGAAGACAGCCGTCGACACGTCCGGTTTCCGTTCAAAACGCCGGTTGAACTCCGCGAATCGCTGGCGACCGTCGAAACCCAAACCGCGCTGGTGTTCGGCCGCGAAGGGAGAGGCCTCCACAACAGCGAGATCGAACGGCTCGACGAGGTGTGTTCGATCCCCGCCAGCGGCGAGTATCCTGTGCTTAACCTCGGTCAGGCAGCCACTATCCTGTTCTACGAACTCCGCGAGCTGACTGTCGACGAGACACAGCTTCCGGACGTCGACCACCTGCGGGCTGACGAACCCGACATCGAACGACTGTACGACTACTTTGCGGATTTCCTCGACGCGCAAGCGTACAACGACCGAAAACAGGACAAGACCGAGCGACTGTTTCGGCGACTGATCGGCCGTGCCCATCCGACTGATAGGGAGGTCCACACGCTGTTGGGTGTGTTTCGGCAGGCCTCCGACCAGCTCGACGGTCGACAGGACCGACGTGACCAGTCCGAAGAACACGAGACGCCCAGAAGCCGAGAGTAG